From Bos taurus isolate L1 Dominette 01449 registration number 42190680 breed Hereford chromosome 29, ARS-UCD2.0, whole genome shotgun sequence, a single genomic window includes:
- the PAG4 gene encoding pregnancy-associated glycoprotein 4 precursor produces the protein MKWLVLLGLVAFSECIVKIPLRRVKTMTKTLSGKNMLNNFVKEHAYRLSQISFRGSNLTIHPLRNIRDFFYVGNITIGTPPQEFQVIFDTGSSELWVPSIFCNSSTCSKHDRFRHLESSTFRLSRRTFSITYGSGRIEALVVHDTVRIGDLVSTDQQFGLCLEESGFEGMRFDGVLGLSYTNISPSGAIPIFYKLKNEGAISEPVFAFYLSKDEREGSVVMFGGADHRYYKGELNWIPLMKAGDWSVHMDRISMKRKVIACSGGCKALVDTGSSDIVGPSTLVNNIWKLIGATPQGSEHYVSCSAVNSLPSIIFTIKSNNYRVPGQAYILKDSRGRCFTAFKGHQQSSSTEMWILGDVFLRLYFSVFDRRKDRIGLAQAV, from the exons AATACCTCTAAGGAGAGTGAAGACCATGACAAAAACCCTCAGTGGAAAAAACATGCTGAACAATTTCGTGAAGGAGCATGCTTACAGACTGTCCCAGATTTCTTTTCGTGGCTCAAATCTAACTATTCACCCGCTGAGAAACATCAGGGAT TTTTTCTATGTGGGTAACATCACCATTGGGACACCCCCTCAGGAATTCCAGGTTATCTTTGACACAGGCTCATCTGAGTTGTGGGTGCCCTCCATCTTTTGCAACAGCTCAACCTGTT CTAAACACGATAGGTTCAGACATCTTGAGTCTTCTACCTTCCGGCTTAGCAGGAGGACCTTCAGCATCACCTATGGATCTGGGAGAATTGAAGCACTTGTTGTTCATGACACAGTTCGG ATTGGGGACCTTGTAAGTACTGATCAGCAGTTCGGTCTATGCCTAGAAGAATCTGGGTTTGAGGGCATGAGATTTGATGGCGTCTTGGGCTTGAGCTATACCAACATATCCCCCTCTGGAGCCATCCCCATCTTTTACAAGCTGAAGAATGAAGGTGCCATTTCTGAACCTGTTTTTGCCTTCTACTTGAGCAA AGATGAGCGGGAGGGCAGTGTGGTGATGTTTGGTGGGGCGGACCACCGCTACTACAAGGGAGAGCTCAACTGGATACCACTGATGAAAGCAGGCGACTGGAGTGTACACATGGACCG CATCTCCATGAAAAGAAAGGTTATTGCTTGCTCTGGCGGCTGCAAGGCCCTTGTGGACACGGGGTCATCAGATATCGTAGGCCCAAGTACACTGGTCAataacatctggaagctcatcgGTGCCACGCCACAGGGTTCTGAG CACTACGTTTCATGTTCTGCGGTCAATAGCCTACCCTCTATTATCTTCACCATCAAAAGCAACAACTACCGAGTGCCAGGTCAAGCCTACATCCTCAAG GATTCTAGAGGCCGCTGCTTTACTGCCTTTAAAGGGCATCAACAGAGTTCATCTACAGAGATGTGGATCCTGGGTGACGTCTTTCTGAGGCTGTATTTCTCAGTCTTTGATCGAAGAAAGGACAGAATTGGCCTGGCACAGGCAGTGTGA